DNA from Streptosporangiales bacterium:
GGGTCCACCTCCACGAGCGCGGCATGCGTCGCGTTGGAGAACATGCCGGGCGGGTTCGCGGCGCCACGCGCCTCGAGCAGCTGCTCGTCGTGGGTGAGCGTGTGCGAGCGGAAGTGCACCGTGGACGCGAGGGTGTCGATGCCGATCCGGCTGTCCGGCACGCCGCGGACCTGTGCGTGCCCGTCGAGCAGCTCGACGTCGGCCGCATCCGCCTCCAGCAGCTCGCCGGCGATCTCCCTGAGCTGGTCGGCGAGCCGGCCGGCCGCGACCGCGGCGGCACCGCCGCCGATCACCAGCGAGCGGCTGCCCCAGGTGCCCCAGCCGAAGCTCGCCAGGTCGGTGTCGCCCTGCCTGAGCTTGACCCGCGCGGGGTCGACGCCGAGCCGGTCGGCGACGACCTGCGCGAACGTCGTCTCGTGCCCCTGTCCGTGCCCGCACGTGCCGGTGGTGACCGTGACGTCGCCGGACGCGTCCATCCGTACGTGCGAGACGTCGAAGCCGGGCGTCATCTGCATTTTGCGCATGCCCATGGTCGCCGTGCCGTACGCGGTGCGTTCGGAGAAGTTCGCGATGCCGATGCCGCGCAGCAGGCCGTCGTCGCTCTTCCTGCGTTCCCACCAGCCGGCCTGCTCGATCTCAGTCGCGCACCGCTCCATCGCCTCCAGGTACGAGCCCAGCTCGTAGCTGATCCCGTTCGGCCCCTGGTAAGGGAACTCCTCGCGCCTGATGGTGTTGCGCCGCCTGATCTCCAGCCGGTCGATGCCCAGCCGGTTGGCCGCCTTGTCCATCAGCCGTTCCATCACGAACACCAGCTGCGGCCGCGAGACACCGCGGTACGGCGCGGTCGGCGGCTTGTTCGTCGCGATGCCACGGCCCCGTGCGGCGTACCTGCCGACCTTGTAGACGCCGGGCAGCTCGGTGGCCGCCATCAACGGCTCGACGGCACAGCTGAACGGGTATACCGAGTAAGCACCGATGTTGCACCGAATGTCGGCGTCGACCCCGAGCAACGTGCCGTCCGCGGCGAAACCCGCGCGCACGCGGTACTCCTGCTCGTGGCCGTGACACGCCCCCATGAGGTTCTCCTGCCGGTCCTCGCTCCACCGCACCGGCAGCCGCAATCGGCGGGCGATCGCCGCGGCCACGACCTCCTCCCTGCCGACCACGCACTTCAGGCCGAAACCGCCGCCGACGTCGGGGGCGACGACCCGCACCTGCCGCTCGGCCAGGCCGAGCGCGGCGGCGATACCCGTACGCACCTGATGGGGCACCTGCGTGGACAGGTGCACGACCAGCTGGTCGTCGCGGTCCTGCCACTGCGCGAGGCACGCCCTGCCCTCGAGCGGCGCGGCGGCCACCCGGCCGCTGCGGAACGTCTCGTCGAGCACCAACGGTGCGTCCGCGAGCGCCTCGGCCAGCTCACCGTCGGCGAACATCTGCAGGTCGACGAGCACACCGTCGGGCGCCTCGTCGTGGATCGGCGGAACGCCGGCGTCGTGGTCGGCGAGCGAGAGCACCGGCGCGGTCTCTTCGATCTCGCACGCGACGAGCTCCGCGGCGTCCTCGGCCAGGTACCGGCTGTCGGCGACCACCGCGACGATCGGCTCGCCTGCGTACCGCACCTTGTCGTGCGCCAGCAGCGGCATGGCCGTCGGCACGAACTCGTCGCGCTCGAGCACGGCGGTCAGCGCGGGCCTGCCGATGTCGTCGGCCGTGACCACTGCACGCACGCCGGCCGCCGTCTTCGCGGCGGCCGTGTGGATCGCCGTGATCCGCCCGGCGGCCACCGGGCTGCGCACGAACGCGACATGGCACGCGTGCGGCTGCGCGATGTCGTCGACGAAGACGCCCGCACCGCGCAGCATGCGCGGGTCCTCACGCCTGGGCAGCCGGTTGCCCACCCACCGGGTCACGCGTACGCCTCGGCGAACGCGCGCTGCGTCAGGGTGTCGACGAGGTGCCTGCGGTAGTCCGCGTCCCCGTGCACGTCGGCGGCCGGGTCGACGACCGAAGCCGCGACGCGGGCCGCCTCGGCCCAGGTGGCCGCGGTCGGCTCACTCCCCTCCACGACGGCCTCCGCCTCGGGCACCCGCAGCGGGACGCCGGCGACACCCCCGAGCACGACGGCGACGTCGCGGCAGCGCCCGTCCACCACGTCGAAGGCCGCGGCCGCGGCGACGATGGCGAAGTCACCGCGGCGGCGCGCGTACTCGGTGAGCGCCGCGTGCCCCCGCGGTCGCGGGAACCTGACCTCCACCACCAGCTCGTTGGGTTCCGCGGCCGTGCTGAGGAACCCGGTGAACCACTGCGCGCTCGGCACCTGCCTGCTGCCGTGCGCGCCGCGGACGACCACGTCGGCGTCGTACAGCCGGGCCAACAGGCACCACTCGGCGGTGGGGTCGGCGTGCGCGATGCTGCCGCCTACCGTGCCCCTCGTGCGGATCGGGTAGTGCCCGATCCACCGCGCGGCACGTGGCAGCGCCACGAACCCGTCCTGGACCTCGGGCGCGGTGGTGGTCTCTACCGTGCGGTGCCGGGTGAGGGCGCCCACGCACAACGCGTCGCCCTCGCGGCGGACGTAGTCGAGCCCGGCGACCGTGTTGACGTCCACGAGCGCGGCCGGCTGCGCGAACCTGAAGTTCATCATGGGCGCGAGCGACAGCCCGCCGGCCAGCACCTTCGCCTCGTCGCCCAGCTCGGTCAACAGCTCGACGACCTCCGCGGGCGTGAAGGCCCTGTGGTACTCGAACGCGGCCGGTTTCACCGCCAGCCACCTCACTTTCGCGCTGTGGTATACCATATCGCAAGAGTCGAACGGAGCACAGCGTGAGCGAACTTCGGGTTGACCGGACCGACGCCGGGCAGCTGCAGCTACGGCTCGACGCACCTGCCGTGCGCAACGCCCTCACGCTAGCGACCGTGCGCCGGCTGCACGAGGAGCTCGACCGCGACCCGCACGCCACCCTCCTGCTCGGCAGCACCACACCGGACATCTTCAGCGCCGGCGCCGACCTCAGCGCGCCCGACGACGAACGCAGGCAGATCAGCGACCTGCTCTACACCTGTTACGAGCAGCTCGTCACCAGGCCGGGCGTCGTCGTCGCGGTCGTCGAGGGCGCCGCCGTCGGCGGCGGCGCGCAGCTGACGGCCGCGGCGGACGTACGGATCGCGTCGCCTGCGGCGCGGTGGCGGTGGGTCGGACCCGGGCACGGCCTTGCGGTCGGCACCTGGATCCTGCCCGACCTGGTGGGCCGGTCGCGGGCACTCGACCTCACCCTCACCGGCCGCTGGCTGGACGCCGAGGAGGCCGCGCAGTGCGGGTTCGTCGCCCGCCTCGACGCCGAACCGTGGCAGCGCGCCGCCGACCTCGCCGCCGCGCTCGACCAGATGGACCCCGCGGCGCTCGCGCGGGTCAAGCAGCTCACCACCAGGCCACACCTGCTCGACCAGCTCGCCGCCGAACGGGACGGTAACGGCGGCTGGTCAGGGCGCGCGCCGACCGCGGCCCAGGCGTCCAAGGAGAGCAAGCACGTCCGCTGACAGCCGAGCACGTCAAAGGAGTGAACGGATGGATCTCAACCTCACCGGCAAGGTCGCCTTCGTGACCGGCGCCAGCAAGGGAATCGGCCGCGAGGTGGCGAGCCGGCTGGCCGGCGAGGGCTGCGACGTGGCCATCACTGCCCGCGGCCAGGACGACCTGGAGAAGACCGCGGCCGAGATCCGCGACGCCACCGGGGGCAAGGTGCTCGCGGTCGCCGGCGATATGGGCCAGGATGCTGACGTGCAGCGCTGTGTCCGTTCGGCACTCGACGAGCTCGGCCGGATCGACATCCTCGTGCCGTGTGCCGGCAGCTCCCCCGGCGGCCTGCTCGAAGAGCTCACCGAGGAACAGTGGCTGTCGAGCCTGAACCTCAAGTTCCTCGGCTACGTCCGCACGGTTCGGCACGTGGTGCCGAACATGGTCGCGCAGGGCAGCGGGAGCATCGTCCTGGTCGTCGGCAACGACGGGCTCAAGCCGAGCTTCTGGGAGATGACCGCAGGCGCCGCGAACGCGGCGGACCTGAACTTCGCCTCGTCCATCGCCGACCAGTACGGGCCGAAGGGTGTGCGGGTCAACACCGTGAACCCTGGCCCGGTCGACACCGACCGCTGGGACGGCCTGGAGAAGGCGTTCGCCCGCGACATGGGCGTCGACCAGGCGGAGGCCCGCCGCCGCGCCGAGCTGTCGATCCCGCTGGGCAAGATCACCCGGCCGGAGGAGGTCGCCGCGCTGGTGGCGTTCCTCGCCTCCGACCTCGCCCGCAGCGTGCACGGTGCGCACATTCCGATCGACGGCGCCCAGCGCAAGCCGCTGATGGAGCGCTGACGTGCACCTGTCGCACTCGGTTCGGATCGACCGGCCCACGCCGGAGGTGTTCGCCGCGCTGCGCGACGTCGAACAGGCGGTGCGGTGCCTGCCCGGCGTGTACGAGGTGGCGCGGTCGGCGGACGGCGTCACCTGCCGGTTCGAGGTGCGGGTGGGCCGGCTGCCGCTCGCGTACGACGGGTGGGCCCGGCTGCTGACCGCGGACGACGACCAGCACTGCCTCACCGTGCGGGCACGGGGCCGGGAGCGGGACGGCAACGGCGACGCGGACGCGTACCTCACCACCCGCGTGCGCACCCACGACGGCGGCACCGTGGTGGACGTCGACGCCAACCTCGACGTCCGCGGCAAGGCGGCCGTCTTCGGCCAGGGCGAGCTCACCGGCGTCGGCACCGAGCTGGTGACCGAGTTCGCCGAGACGCTCGCCGCCGGCCTTACCGCGACCGCACCGGCGCAGGCGCAGCGGCCGGGGCTGCGGCGGCACGCCCGTACCGTCGCGCTCGCGGCCGCCGGCGCCGCCGTGGTGGGGGTCGGTGTGGGCGCCGTACTCCGCCGACGTCACCGCAGCTGACCACGAGGAGAGCCATGCCGTACGCCGAGACCGACGACCGGGTCCGCCTCTACTACGAGGACACCGGCAGCGGAGTGCCGATCGTCTTCCTGCACGAGTTCGCCGGCGACCACCGCTCCTGGCAGCCGCAGGTGCGGCACCTCGCCAGGCACTACCGCTGCCTGACGCCGGCCGCCCGCGGCTTCCCGCCGTCCGACGTGCCCACCGACCCGGCGGCGTACGACCAGGCACGCGCCGTCGCGGACGTGGCGGCGGTGCTGGACGCCGCCGGCGTGGAGCGGGCGTTCGTGGTCGGCAACTCGATGGGCGGGTTCGCCGCGCTGCACTTCGCGCTGCGGCACCCGGAGCGCACGCTCGGCTCGGTGGTCGCCGGCTGCGGGTACGGCGCGCCGCCGGAGAAGGCGGACGGGTTCCGCGCGGAGTCGGAGAAGATCGCCGCGGCGTTCGACCGGGAGGGCTCGCAGTCGGTGTCGCAGTGGTACGGCTTCGGCCCGGCGCGCGTGCAGTACGAGGCCAAGGACCCGGCGGGCCACGCCGAGCACGTCCAGGTGCTCGCCGAGCACCACCCGCTGGGCGCGGCGCTCACCATGCGCGGGGTGCAGATGCGCCGCCCGTCCCTGTTCGACCTGCACGCCGAGCTGGCCGCCTGCCAACCACCGGTCCTAGTGATAGCCGGCGACGAGGACGACGGCGTACTGGAGACCGACCTGATGCTCAAGCGCACCATCCCCAGGTGCGGCCTGGCCGTGCTGCCGAAGTCCGGCCACGTCACCAACCTGGAGGAGCCGGCCCTGTTCAACCAGCTACTCGAACGCTTCCTCACCGCCGTAGAACACGACAAGTGGCCCGCCCGCGACCCGCGCTCCCTGAGCGCTTCTACCACCGGCGCCCGCACCTAGTCAGCTTCCGGCTCTCTCCTGGCCCAACCGAGCTCGGCGGACAGCGCCCGCGCTGTCTTCTCGAGCTGTTGCACCTGGGGCGAGTCCGAGGCGGCGCTCATGCTCGCGGCGGTACCCAACAGGGCCAGCGTGGCGCAGATGCCGTACTCGTCGAAGACCGGTGCGGCGATCGCCAGCATCCCCGGGTGCACGTCGGTGTTCACCGTGTACCCGTCCTGCCGTGCCTTCGCCACCTGCGCGTCCAGGTCGGAACGGGCGGCCGCCGGCAAGGTGGCGAGTAGTCGGGAGACCGTCAGCTGGTCGGGGTGCCAGGCCAGGAACAGCTTGCTCTGCGCCGCGGCCAGCGGCAGCTGAGTGCCCACCCGTACGGTCACGACCACCACACCGGGGTCTTCCTCGACCCGCGCCACCACCGCGCCCGTGCCTCCCCACAGGCTCAGCGCCACCGTGTGTTCGGCACTCGCGCAGAGCTGCCGCATGTGCGCAGGAGCCAGGTCCATCACGCGGCGGCGGCCGAGCGCGAACACTCCCAGCTGCAACAACAACGCACCGGGAAGGAACGAGCCGTTCCTGTGCCCGCGCTCGAGCAGCCCGGCGGCGACCAGCGACGTGCAGTACCGGTACGCCGTAGTGCGGTTCATGCCCAGCCGCTCGGCCGCTTCCGCCGCGGTCAGTTCCTGGGTCTCGGGCCCGAACAGCCGCAGCACGTCCGCGGCTCGGCTCACGGCCTGGATCTCGCCACCCGCACCGTCGCCTGCACTGTCGTGTTTCACGATACGAATCCTCTCACCGCATAACGGTCACAATCTAGCTCATCGATCAGAAGAGTCGCCACTTCACCTCTTTACAAGTCGTATCGTGAATATTAAGTGTGACATACGAACAGTTTCTGGAGGTGACATGCCCGCCACTCCTGCTCTCACCGCAGTCCTGGACGGCCTGGTAGACATGCACTGCCACTCGGCCCCAGCCCGTTCCCGCGCCGCTTCGACCACGCCGACGCCGCGGCCGACGGCGCCAGAATCGGGATGCGGGCGATGGTCGCCAAGTCCCACCACCACTCCACGGTGATGGACGTGCTGGCCATGCGCCCCCGGCTGGGCGACGTGACAGCGCAGGTGTTCGGCGGGATAGCGCTCAACACCTGGGTCGGCGGTATCAACCCCGACGCGGTGCAGATGTGCCTGAACCTCGGCGGGAAGGTGGTCTGGTTCCCCACCAACTGCTCCGGCCGGCACATCGACTGCCATCCCGAGCACGCCGGTTTCCCGACGCCCACCGTAGAACTGACCACCACCCGCGTGGACATCACCGACGAGCGCGGCGAACTGTTTCCGGCGGTACACCAGGTGCTGGATCACATCCACGCCGCCGGCGCCGTGCTGAACGCTGGCCACGGCCACCCCGACGACATCCTGCAGCTGTTCACCGCCGCGCACGAGCGCGGCATCGACAAGCTCGTGCTCAGCCATCCCGACTTCGTCGTCGACGCCGACGTCGACCGTTGCCGGGAGCTGATCGCGCTCGGCGCCGTCATCGAGCACGAGATGCTCATGTACCACCCCGACGCACTTGGGTGGAAGATCGACCAGCTGCTGGGCTGGATCGATGCCCTCGGGCCTGAGCACGTGGTGCTGGCGTCGGACCTCGGGCAGGCCACGATGCCGAGGCCCGTCGACGGGTTCCTCACCGTGGCCGAGCACCTGCTCGCCGCCGGCGTGGACGCGAAGGACGTACGCCGCATGGTGGTCGACAACCCCGGCCGCCTGCTCGACCTGGACACCTGACGCCGTAGGCCGGCCACCTTCGGCCGTCCTGGCCGAGCCGCCCACTCGACGACGATTGGAAGCTTTGCGATGAGACTGGCCTCGTACACTAGCGGCGACCGCGCCCAGGTCGGAATCGTGCACGCCGACCAGACCGTCAGCGCACTCGGTGACCTACTCGGCTCGGCCGCACCGACCGACATGGTCGAGGTGATCACCGCTTGGGCCGAGCTGGCACCACGCCTTCCGGGCACTCGAAGCGGCGGCTCGGAGAGCGTCGACGCACTCGACGTGCAAGGCCGCTGGCTGCCACCGGTACCGCGACCGTCGAAGATGCTCGGGGTCGCGCTGAACAACAAGACCCTGGCCGCACTGGCCGTGATGCCGTCGGCCCATCCCGCACTGTTCTGCTACCCGCCGTCGGCGCTGATCGGTCACCGGCAACCAGTGGAGTTGCGTATCGACTACGGCCTCACCCATCCGGAGCCTGAGCTGGGTGTGGTCATCGGCAAGCGGGTCAAGGACATCGACGCCGCCGACGCCTTGGATGCCGTGTTCGGCTACACCATCGTCGACGACATCACCTCACCGACGCTGAAGGCCGGTGACACCGTGGTCATCCCCCGCTCCCAGGCGAGCGGACTCGACGGTGCCAGCAGCAGTGGCGCGGCCGCGCCGATCGGGTTCGAGCACGGCGATCTCCAGCTGACCTACCACGCCCGGTCCAAGGGCACCGACACGTTCGCCCCCTGCGGACCGTGGATCGTCACAGCCGACGAGCTTGGCGCGCCGAACGACCTGGCGGTGTCACTGACCATCGACGGCGAACTGTGCACCGAGGACAACACCGGCAACCTGATGTTCTCCGCCGCCGAGGTGGTCGCACACGCCAGCACGTACTTCACCTTGCACCCCGGCGACATCCTTCACATCGGCAGCGCCGCCCGCGGCAAGTACCGGCTGCGCGAGCTCGACTACCAGGCTCGGAACGGGGCAGAGCGCACCATCCAGATCGAAGGCATCGGCGCGTTGACCAACCCGATCCGCCGGACCACCTGAGGGCAACGACGCCGAGGAGGAGCCATGTCGCACAACGCATCCACCGCCCCCAGTTGGCAAGACTCCCGCCGCATGCTGCCCGGCATGCTCGTGGGCACGGTGCTCGAATGGTACGACCTGTTCATCTATGCCCAAGCCGCCGCGTTGGTGCTCGGGCCGCTGTTCTTCCCCCAGGTCAGTGAGACCGCCGGGACACTCGCCGCTTTCGCCACGTTCGGCGTCGGCTACCTGGCCCGCCCGCTCGGCGCCGTGATCTTCGGCCACATCGGCGATCGGTACGGACGCAAACGCGCCCTCATCGCGACCTTGATGCTGATGGGTGTGGCCACCACGGCCATCGGCGTGTTGCCGACCTACGCCGCAGCAGGACTGGCCGCACCTCTGCTGCTCACGCTGCTGCGCCTGGCCCAGGGCCTGGGCGCCGGCGCCGAGTACGCCGGCGCGTTCGTCATGGTGGCTGAGCTCGCCCCGCGCAATCGCCGCGGACTGTGGACGTCGATCCCCGGTACCGGCATCTACGGCGGTGTGCTGCTGTCGGCGGCGGTCGCCGCAGTGGTCTTCACGCTGCCCGAAGCCGCCCTCTACAGCTGGGGCTGGCGGATCCCGTTCCTCGTCAGCTTCGCGTTGATCGGGGTGGGCATGTACCTGCGGCTGCAGGTCACAGAGACTCCCGTGTTCACCGAGCTCGCGCAGCGCAAGGCGGTGCGCAAACTGCCGGTATTGACCGTACTCAAGGAGATGCCGCTGCGGTTGTTCCTCGCCGTACTCCTGACCACGCCGATCGCGTTCAACGCCTACGTGGCGTTGACGTACAGCATCACGTACAGCGTCAAGCGGGGTCTCTCGGACACCGACGCACTGATCGGCATCCTCCTCGGCAGCGCCGTCGCTTTGGTGAGCGTTCCGACGGCCGGCTGGGCGAGCGACCGCTTCGGTCGTCGTCCGGTGTACCTCACCTTGGCCGCCTTGACCGCTCTCGTCGCCGTCCCGTATTTCTGGCTGCTCTCGACCGGGCAGCCACCGGCCACTTGGGCGGCCCAGGCTCTACTGATGGGACCGGTGGCGTTCGCGGTGACCGGAGCGCAGGCCGCGTTCCTGGCCGAACTGTTCGACTCGCGGTACCGCTATTCCGGGGTGGCGCTGTCGCGCGAGCTCAGCACGGCCGCACTCACCGCCCCTGCCCCGGTGATCGCGATCTCGCTCACCGCCGCCGCAGGTGGAGCACCATGGCTGACCGCCGGGCTCATGGCGCTGGTCGGTGTCGTCTGCTTCGTCGCCGTGCTGGCGCTACCGGAGACCTCCGGCATCGACTTGTCCCCAACCAACCGGGCCGACGTCGAAACCGCCGAGCCGACCCGGTAGGACGCCGACCGCCTCGGTGTCGGCGAGGTCGTGGAAGGTTCCCGAGTGCACGCCTTGATCGTCTACGCACACCCAGAACCCACGTCGTTCACGGCTGCGTTGAAGGACGCTGCCGTGACGGCACTGACCGAGGCCGGCCATGGCGTCGACGTCTCGGATCTCTACGGTGAAGGATTCGACCCGGTCGCGGGCCGTCGCGACTTCACCAGCGTCGCGGATCCTGCGCGGTTCCATTACCAGACAGAGCAGGCTCACGCCTCGGTCAACCACGGCTTCGCCGCGGAGATCGTCCGGGAACAGCAGCGCATCGCCCGGGCACAGGTCATCATCTTCGTTTTCCCCTCTGGTGGGGCGGACCTCCGGCCATCCTCAAGGGATGGTTCGAACGCGTTCTCGCGTACGGCTTCGCGTACGAGGACGGGATGCGCTACGAGACCGGTTACTTCCGCGGCGCTGCCGGGCTGTTGGGCGTCAGCACGGGAGGCACTCGCCACCGGTTCTCCGCCGACGGCACGATCGAGCAGGTGCTCTGGCCGACTCAACGCTGCGTCGTCGAGTACCTGGGCCTGACCACGATCGAGCCATTCGTGGCGTACGCATCGCCACCAGTCACCACGGCGGAACGGGGCACCTATCTCGGCGCCTGGCGACAGCGCGTGCTGCAGTGCGCGGCCACGGTCAGTGGAAGTTGTCGGTCAGCCAGTCGATGCGGCGGAGGATGACGCCCTCTCGCAGGGCCCAGGGGCAGATCGCCAGGGACTCGGCGGCCAGCAGGTCCATTACGGCGTCGGTGACGATAGCGCCGGCCAGTAGCTGCGGGGCGCGGCTGGCCGAGACGCCGGGCAGCTCGGCGAGCTCGTCCGTGGTCATCTCCGCCAGCCGCGGCAACCACTCGAGCAGCGTCTCGCGGCGCAGCCAGCGGTGCTCGTACTGGCCGGCGGAGCTCGGCGCGGCACCGCAGACCCTGGCCAGCGACCGCATCGTCTTACTGGTGCCGACGACGAGGTCGGGGTCGCCGACCTTCACCAGGTCGCGCACCACGGTGGCCACCTGCGAACGCACGTACGTGCGCAGAGCCTTCACCTCGTCCGCCGTCGGCGGGTTGCCTGCGACCCAGTCCCTGGTCAGCCGGTGTGCGCCGAGCGGCAGGCTGGTCGCGACGTCCGGCTCCTCGTCGATGCCGACCGCGAGCTCGAGCGACCCGCCGCCCACGTCGACGACCAGCAGCCGGCCGCTCGACCAGCCGAACCACCGCCGCACGGCGAGGAAGGTCAGCCGCGCCTCGTCGTCGCCCGGCAGCACCTGCAGGTCGACCTCGCACGCCGTACGCACCCGGTCGAGCAGCTCGCCGCCGTTGCTGGCCTCCCTGATCGCGCTCGTCGCGAACGCCAGGACGTCCTCGCACCCCCGGTCGGCGGCGACGTCGAGCGCCTCCGTCACCGTGGTACGCAGCGCCCGCTCACCGGCCGCGTCGATCCGGCCGGCCCCGTCGAGATGCGCCCCGAGCTGCAGCCGGGTCTTGTGCGACCAGGCCGGGAGCGGCCGTGCGCCCGGGTGCGCGTCCACGACGAGCAGGTGGACGGTGTTCGAGCCCACATCCAGTACGCCCAGTCGCATGGCACCCGAGTCTAGGGCGTACCTGGGCTGCTCTGCCCTACCTTGCGTCGCTCACGGTGACCGGACGGCCCCGCTACGGAAGCGGCCGGCTACTGCTGTTCCTCGTCGGTCCAGAAGATCGGTTTGCGGTCCCTGGTGCGCTTCAGCTCGTAGAACCCGTCGGTGCCGGCGACGAGCAGCACGCCGTCCCACAGCTTGGCCGCGGCCTCGCCGCGGGGTGCCGGCGTGACGACCGGACCGAAGAACGCCGTCTCCCCCACCTTGATCACCGGGGTGCCGACCTCCTGGCCGACCAGGTCGATGCCCTCCTGGTGCGACTTGCGCACCGCGTCGTCGTACCCGGCGTCGTCGTACGCGGCCAGCAGCGACTCCGGCAGCCCCACCTCGGCCAGTGCCTCGGTGAGCACGGTCTTGTCCAGCTCCCTGCGGTCGTAGTGGACCCGGGTGCCGATCGCCGTGTACAGCGGGCCGAGCACCTCGGAGCCGTGCTGTTGCTCGGCGGCGATGCACACCCGCACCGGGCCCCAGCCCTTGCTCAGCAGCTCCCGGTAGTCGTCCGACAGGCCTTCCTTGTCCTCGTTCAGGACGGACAGGCTCATCACGTGCCAGTTGGTGGTTGTGTTTCGCACCTGCTCGACCT
Protein-coding regions in this window:
- a CDS encoding disulfide bond formation protein DsbA; translated protein: MYEECPYEEALVTATAESTVVDMWFDPLCPWAWLTSRWLLEVEQVRNTTTNWHVMSLSVLNEDKEGLSDDYRELLSKGWGPVRVCIAAEQQHGSEVLGPLYTAIGTRVHYDRRELDKTVLTEALAEVGLPESLLAAYDDAGYDDAVRKSHQEGIDLVGQEVGTPVIKVGETAFFGPVVTPAPRGEAAAKLWDGVLLVAGTDGFYELKRTRDRKPIFWTDEEQQ